The sequence ACGACACCACGCTCGGCCCGGCGACCGGCGGGACGCGTATGTGGACATACGCGTCTGAGATGCACGCGATCGAGGACGCCCTCAGGCTCGCGCGCGGCATGACCTACAAGTACGCCGCGGCAGGCATCAACCTCGGCGGGGGCAAGTGCGTGGTCATTGGGGACCCCCGGGCGGAGCGGAGCGAGATGCTATTCCGCGCTCTGGGGCGGTTCATCAACCGCCTCGGCGGGCTCTACATCACCGGCGAGGACGTGGGGACGACGCTGCGCGAGATGGAGTACATGCGCATGGAGACGCCGTACGTCGTCACACTGCCGGCCTCGTGGGGCGGCGCCGGGCCGATCGGACCGGCCACGGCGTTCGGTGTCGTGCAGGGCATGAAGGCGTGCGCGAACGCCGTCTTCGGCAGCGACTCGCTCGAGGGCCGGTCCGTCACAGTGCAGGGGATCGGCGCGGTCGGCTCGGAGGTGATTCCGCTGCTAGCGCAGGCCGGTGCGCACGTCACCATCGCCGACATCGACGCGGACAGGGTGAGCGCGCTCGCTGCCCGGTACCATGTCGAGGTGGCAACTCCCGAGGCCATCGCCGGGCTCCAGGCCGACGTCTTCTGCCCGTGCGCGCTCGGGGGCATCCTGAACGCCAAGACGATCCCGCAGCTCCGCGTGCGGATCGTCTGCGGCTCGGCGAACAATCAGCTCGGGGACGAGGAGGACGGGCGCCGCCTCGAGGACCGGGGGATCATGTACGCGCCCGACTATATCGTCAACGCGGGAGGCACGATCTTCGACACCGACCGCCTGAACCCGGGCGGGTTCAACCGTGAGCGCGCGATGGGCAACGTCGCGCGCATCTACGAGACGATGTCCGCGCTGATCGGCATCGCGCGCAAGGAGCGAATCCCGACGGCGCAGGCCGCGGACGTGTTCGCGGAGCGGCGGATCGAGGCCGTACGCAAGGCCAAGCTGCTTGCCCACGAGGGTGAGCGGCGCATGTAGGCGCCGGGCGGAGCGATCGCCGCCGACGGCGGCCGAGACCGCGTGCGCGGGCCGCGAGCGTCGGAATAGACGCCCGGCGCCTTCCGTCTAGTCTTCGCCGAACAGTCCCAGCGCGCGCGCCACGCGCTCCGGTGTGATCGGCAGCTCCGCGATCCGGACGCCGATCGCATCTTCGATCGCGTTCGCGACGGCCGCGGCCGGCGGGCCGATCGGCGGTTCTCCGATGCCTCGCGCGCCGAACGGGCCCTTGCCGTCCCCCGACTCGACGAGCAGCGGCTCGATGTCGGGCACGTCGAGCGAGGTCGGAATCAGGTACGCGGCGAAGCTGGTCGACAGGTTGACGCCGCGCTCGACGACGATCTCCTCCATGACCCCGTACCCCAGTCCCATCACCGCGCCGCCCTCGATCTGTCCCTCCACGCTCTGCGGGTTGATCGCCGTGCCGACGTCGTGGCAGGCGACGTGCCGCAGCACGGTCACGGCGCCCGTCTCGGCGTCCACCTCCACCTCCACGGCGTGCGCCCCAAACGTGTAGTCGGGAAACACGCGCCCTCCGCCGCGTTCAAGGTCTACGGGATCGCCGGCTGGAGCGTGGTAGCTGCCGAGGTAGCTCCGGGGCACGCCGAGGCGGGCGCATTCCTTCATGACGTCGGCAAGCGTGACGCGCCGGCCGGACGCAGCGACGGCGCCGTTCTCCCGCAGCGCCACCCGGTCGACGGGCGTCTCGAGCATCTGGGCGGCGACCCGCACGATCTGCGTGCGCAGCTCTGTGGCCGCGGTGAGAACCGCGTTGCCGGACATGTACAGCTGGCGGGTCGCGGTCGTGGTGCCGGCGAGCGGCGTGAGCGCGCTGTCGGCGATGTGTACGGACACCCGGTCCGCGTCCACGCCGAGGACCTCCGCCGCGATCTGGCACAGGGAGGACGCCTGCCCCCCTCCCACGTCCGGAACCCCGGTGCGGACCACCACGCTGCCGTCGGTCTCGACCCCGACCCAGGCGCTCGCCCAGTCGTGCAGCCAGACGATGCGGCCGTAGGGCTGGAGGTTGCACGCGAGTCCCCGGCCGACCCGGTGATGCGGCGTCGAAGGCGAGCGGGCGGGCCCGAGCGCCGTCCACGCGCGCCGCGCGGCCTCGGCCACGCCGACGTGATTGTCGAGCTCCTGGCCGACCGGCAGCCGGTCCCCGCGGCGCAGTGCGTTCGCGGTGCGCACCTCCAGGGGAGACAGACCCAGGCGCCGGGCGACCTGATCGATCTGCGACTCATACCCCAACACCATCTGCATCGCGCCGAAGCCGCGCATCGCGCTCGTCGGCGGGTTGTTCGTGTAGGCGACGCGCGCGTCAACCGCGACCGCGGGAGTCCGGTACGGGCCAGCGGCCGTCACGGTCGCGTACATCAGCACGAGCGCGCTGAGATAGGCGTAGGCGCCCGAGTCCGCCAGCAGCTCGACCTGCTGCGCGACGAGCGTGCCGTCCCGCATCGCGCCGGTACGGTAGTGCAACACGAACGGATGGCGCTTCGGGCGGGCGAGAAGCGACTCCTGGCGCGACCACACCATCCGCACCGGGCGGCCGGTGCGCGAGGCCAGGAGCCCGAGGAACACCTCCACGGTAACGTCTTCTTTGCCGCCGAAACCGCCGCCGACGTACGGGCCGATCACACGCACCTTGTTGTGCGGCAGCCCGAGCACGTCGGCCACGTCGCGGAAGTGCTCGATCACCTGCGTGGACGCGCGGATCACGACCACCCCGTCCGCGTCCACCCACGCGACGCCGGCCTCGGGCTCGAGGTAGGCGTGGTCGACGAGGCCGCATCGATAGGTGTGTTCGACCACGAGATCCGCCCGGGCGAAGGCCGCGGACACGTCCCCCCGCTGCACCTGCCACCGGGCCAGCAGGTTGCCCTCGTCGTGCACGCGCGGGGCGTCCGCGCGAAGCGCGGCCTCCGGGTCGAACACCGCAGGCTGCTCCTCGTACTCGACCCGGAACAGCTCGAGCGCCCTCGCGGCGATCTCACGCGTCTCGGCCGCCACGAGCGCCACCGGTTCCCCCTGGTAGCGGACCCGCTCGTCGGCCAGCACCTGGATGCGCGCGCGCAGCGGGCCGACCGTGGTCGTCTGACCGGGGACGTCCGTCCACAGGGAATTGCGCGGGACGTCGCGGGCCGTGAGCACGGCCGCGACACCCGGCAGCGCGGCAGCGGCCGCCGTGTCGAGCCGCACGATGCGCGCGGACGGATACGGCGAGCGCAGGACCGCGCCGTGCAACATGCCCGGCATCTGCCAGTCCGCGGCGTAGAGCGTGCGGGCGCGGACTTTGTCGCGCGCGTCGTGACGGGGAAGCCGTTGACCGACGACGCGCAGCGCCTCCCGCGTGACGGCGGCGCCGTCAGCCACGCGGGGCCGCCCGCTTGGCGCACGCGGCGATCGCATCAACGATCTTGGTGTACCCGGTGCACCGGCAGAGGTTGCCGGCGATCGCGCGGCGGATCTCGGCGCGGCCGGCCTGCGGATTGTCTCTTAAAAAGGCGTACGCGGTGAGGATCATGCCGGGCGTGCAGAACCCGCACTGCGCGGCGCCGTGTTCGACGAACGCCGCCTGGAGCGGGTGGAGCGCTTCGCCGTCGGACAGCCCGCGCAGGGTCACGATTTCCCGGCCGTCGACGCGGCCGGCGAGCACGAGGCAGCTGCTCACCGGCTCCCCGTCGAGGAGCACCGTGCACGTCCCGCAGACGCCCTCCCCGCACCCCTCCTTGACCTCGACCGCCCCGAGGTCGTCCCGCAGCACGTCGAGCAGCGTGCGGTGCGCGGCGACGCGGTGTTCCCGGCGCTTGCCGTTCAGCGTGAACGCGATCCGGAGCTCGGTCACGGGCCGACGCTCCCCGCGGCGCGGGCCGCCGCCCGGTCCAGCGCCCGCGCGGCGAGCACGCCGGCGAGGTGGCGGCGGTACGCGGCCGACGCGTGCACGTCGCCGTCCGGTTCGATCTCGAGCGGCCGCGCAGCCAGCGCCTTCCGGATCGTATCCCCCGTGGGCGTTTCGCCGGTGAGCGCTTCCTCCACGCGGGTCAACCGCTGTGGGACCGGTCCAACCCCGGCCATCGCGACGCGGGCGCGCGCGACCCGCCCGGCCGCGTCGAGCTCCACGACCGCCGCCGCGGCGGCGATCGCGAAGTCGCCGACGCGACGGCTGAACTCCTCGATCGCGGACCCGGTCCGGGCGCCGGGGACCGGCAGGAGGATCCCGACGACCAGCTCGCCGGGCTGGAGCGCGGTGGTGAGGATCCCCACGAAGAAATCGGCCGCCGCGATCTCCCGCCGTCCGCGCGCGCTTTGCGCGACGACGGTGCCGTCGAGCGCGCGGACGACCGCCGGGAACTCCGCAGCGGGGTCGGCGTGCGCGACGCTGCCGCCGATCGTGCCCAGCGCGCGCACGCGCACGTTGCCGATCAGCGGGGCGGCCTCCTGCAGAAGTGGGCAGGCGCCGAGCGCCCCCTCGCCGCGCTCGATCGCGCCGTGGCGCACGAGCGCGCCGATCTCGAGCATGCCGTTGTCGCGCCGGACCGTGCGCAACTCGCGGAGGCGGTCGAGGTCCACGACGATCGCCGGCCGCGCGAGGCGCAGCGTGAGCATCGGCACGAGACTCTGCCCGCCGGCGAGCGGCTTCGCGTCCTCGCCGCGGGTCGAGAGGAGCTCCAACGCCTCGGTGAGCGTGGCGGGTGCGGCGTACTCAAACGGTACGGCCGGCATCGCTCGAAGCCCCCTCCTCAGACGTCCCAACCGCCGTCGACGATCAGATCGTGCCCCGTGATCTGCCGGCTGTCGTCGGACGCGAGAAACACCACAGCGCGGGCCACGTCGTCATCGGTGGAGAAGCGGCGGAGGGCGGTCTCGTCCACGTACTCTTCGAACACGTCGTCCTTCGTGGCGCCGCGCACGCGGGCTTTCTCGGCGATGATTCCGGTCATGCGTCCGCCCTCCACCACGCCCGGACAGATCGCGTTGACGTTGACGTTGAACGGACCCACCTCGAGCGCGAGCGTGCGGGTCAGCCCCCGCACCGCCCACTTCGACGACGAGTAGGCGGCGCGGTACCGGTACCCGCGCAGGCCGGACGTCCCGGCGATGTTGATGATCTTGCCGGAGCGCTGCGCGATCATCGCCGGCACGACCGCGCGGCAGCACAGGAACACGCCTCTCAGGTTTACGCCCAGCACGTGGTCCCACGCCGCGGGATCGATCTTGTGGAGCGGCGTCTCGATCGGCCCCGTCACCCCCGCAGCGTTGACGAGGATGTCGATGCGCCCGAACTCCTCCTGCGTCCGGAGCGCGAGCGCCGCCACCTGGTCCTCCGCGGTCACGTCCGTGGGCACCACGAGATACCGGCCGCGCTGGTCCCTGGTGCGGAGGTCCGTCACGAGCGCCTCGAGCGCCCCCGCCTCCCGCGCCGCGGCCACGACGTGTGCGCCCTCGCGCGCCAGCGACCCGCAGATCGCGCCTCCCATGCCCTTCGCCGCGCCGGTGACGATCGCAACCCGGTCGCGCAGTTTCACGGCGCGTCCCCCCTCTGAGGGTTCGACATGTAGCCGTTCCACAGGTCGGCCTGCACGAGCTCCGTCGGCCGCTCCGCCGGGGGCCCGAACCCCCCGCCCCCGCAGCTCTCCACGACCACGAGATCGCCGCGCTGGAGGTCGCGGTTGTCCTTGCCCCGCAGCGGACTGTACCGCCCCTCCCGCTCCAAGAGTACGCGAAACGGGGCCCCGTCTCCCCCACCAAAGATTCCCCACGGCGCGACCCGCACCCGCTCGATCATCGTGGCGAGCTCCGCGTGCGGGCCGAGGAGCCGGTAGGCGCGCCGCAGGCCCAGCCCGCCGCGGTGGCGCCCGCCCCCGGCGCTGTCCGGGATCAGCTCGCACCGCTCGACGCGCAGCGGATACTCGCTCTCGATCACCTCGACCGGCGTGTTCATGACGTTGCTCATATGCACGCGCACCGCGTTCGTGCCGTCGCGGCCCGCACTCCCACCCTCGCCGCCGCCGTGCACCTCGTACAGCAGGTAGGGCCGCCCGCTCTCGTGCCGCCCGCCGAAGATCACCAGCCCCGACGTTCCCGGTCCGCCGGCGACGATCCGGTCGGGGAGGACCGGCGCGAGCGCACGGAGCAGGGCGTCGACGACGCGCTGAGACGTCTCGTGGTTGCCGCCGACGCGCGGCGCCTCCGGCCCGGGGTCGAGCAGCGACCCCTTGGGAATCCGCACATCGATCGGGCGGTAGCAGCCGGCGTTCGCAGGGATGTCGGGGCCAAGCAGCGCCCGGGCCGCGTAGAAGACGGCGGACGCGGTGACGAAGCGCGTGGCGTTCAGGGGGCCGCGGGCCTCCGGTGCCGTGCCCTCGAAATCGGCGCGGAACGTGTCCCCGTCCACGGACACGCGGACGGCGATCCGGAGCGGCCCGCTCTCTCCGTCGTCGTCCAGCCAGTCCTCCCCCGCGTACGTGCCCGTCGGCAGCTTCGCGATCTCCGCGCGCATCATCGTCTCCGATTCGTCGAGGAACCGCTCCATGCATGCGGCGACGACCTCGGCCCCGAAGCGCTCGAACACCTCCCGCAGGCGCGCGGCGGCCACGGCGTTCGCGGCGTACTGGGCGAGGATATCACCCCGCCGCTCCTCCCGGCCGCGGACGTTGCTCAGGACCATGTCAAGCATGGGCTCGTTCGGCTCGCCCCCCAGAAACAGCGGGACCGGCGGAATGCACAGACCCTCGGCGTAGCGGTCCCGCGCCGCGGTGACGTAGCTGCCCCGGCGGGCGCCGCCCACGTCGGGCCAGTGGGCGAGGCTGATCGCAAACGCTGCCGGCTGGCGGCCGAAGAACACCGGCGTGATCGCCTTGACGTCGGGAAGGTGGTTGCCGCCGACCTCCGGGTGATTCGTGAAGTAGACATCGCCCTCGCGCAGCGCCGACGCCGGGACCCGCCGCAGAAACTCCTCCACCGTGAAGGCCATCACGCCCAGGTGGATCGGAATGTCCTGGCCCTGCGCGATCAGCCGTCCCTGCGCGTCGGTCAGTGCGCAGGACAGATCCCCGGCTTCCTTCAGCACCGGCGAACGCGCGGACCGCATCAGGACGACGCGCATCTCCTCCGCGATCGAGAGGATCGCGTGGCGCACGACTTCCACGGTAACGGGGTCCATCGTCACGTTCCTTCGATCCAGAGCAGGTCCAGCGCGTCCCGCCGCACGGTCTGTCCGGGATAGACGACGACCGTCGACCACTCGTCCTCGACGATCGCCGGCCCCGGCACGGCGGACCCGACGTCGAGCTCGTGGCGTCCGCACACCACCGCCTCGGCCCACCCTGTCTGGTAGAAGAACGCGCGCCGGATCTTCGGCCCGCGGCGCGGCGCTGAGGACGCCGCAGGGAGGATCGCCTCGGGCGACGGCGCGACCGCGGCGACGCGCACGGTGACCGCTTCGACCGGCTCCTCGGTCGCGTACTCGTACTCCCTGCGGTGGGCCTGCGAGAACCGCCGCGCGATCGCCGCTTCGTCGAGCCCGGCGGCGACCGGCACCTCGATCTCGTAGTTCTGCCCGGAGTACCGGAGGTCCATCGAGCGCCGCAGGACCACGTCGCCCGGGGGGACGCCGTCGTCCGCGAAACGGGCCAGCAGCTCGGCTTCCAGGTCGCGCAGCGGGGCTTCCCAGACCTCCGGAGCGTCGCGCGCGAGCTGCGCGCGGACGGTCCGCGCCGCATCGTAGCGCAGGTCCGCGAGCAGGCAGCCGCAGGCGGAGAACACGCCGGAGTGTGGGGGAACGAGCACGCGCGGCATCCCGGCGAGGACCGCCAGCCGGCCGGCGTGGACCGGCCCCGCCCCGCCGTACGCGATGAGCGTGAGGCGCCGCGGGTCGAAGCCGCGCTGCAGCGAGACCAGCCGGATCGCGCGCAGCATCGCCGCGTTCGCGATTTCCACGATACCGGCAGCGGCCTCCGGCGCGGCGAGGCCGTAGCGCGCCCCGATCGATTCGATCGCCGCCGCCGCCCGGTTCGGATCGAGCCGGAGCCCCCCGATCTCCTCCTCGGGGTTGAGGTAGCCGAGCACCACGTACGCGTCCGTGACGGTCGGCTGTGCGCCGCCGTGGCCGTAGCAGGCCGGGCCGGGATCGGCCCCGGCGCTCTGGGGTCCTACTCGCAGGGCGCCCGCGCGATCGCGCCAGGCAATCGATCCGCCGCCGGCGCCGATGCTCTCGACGGCCAGCGACCGCAGGCGCACCGGCTGCCCCTGGACGCGGCGCTGCGAGACGGTCGCCACGCCGCCGTCGCGGATCAGGCACACGTCGGCGGACGTCCCCCCCATGTCGAGCGTAACCGCGTCCGTGACGCCGGCGTGCGCGCCGACCGCGCGCGCCGCCGCCACCCCACCCGCCGGGCCCGACATCAGCATCGCAAGCGGCGTTTGGCGCATCCGGTCGGGCGAGGCCATCCCGCCGCTCGACTGCATCACGTGGAGCGGCGCGCGCACGCCCGCCGCCGCGAGCCCGGCCACGAGGTCGTCGAGGTACCGGTCGACGAGCGGCATCAGCTGCGTGTTGACGCACGTCGTGTGCGTACGCTCGTACTCCCGGAACTCCGGGTTCACGTCGGAGGACAGGCACACATACGGAACGTGAGGAGCGAGCAGCGCCCCCAACCGGCGCTCGTGCGCCGGGTTTGCGTACGCGTGCAGCAGGCTGACGGCGACCGCCTCGACCCCCTCGCGCCTGAGCGCGTCCGCGACGCCCGCGATGTCCGCCTCGTCGAGTGGCGTGAGCACGCGCCCCTCGTGGTCGACGCGCTCGGTCACCTCGAACCGCAGCGCGCGGGGCACGGCCGGCGGCGTCCGGCCGGGCACGTCGAGCCGGTAGAGATGATCGCGCTGCTGCCGGGCGATCTCGAGCACGTCGCGAAAGCCCCGCGTGGTCACGAGCCCGACGCGCGCCCCGCGGCCCTCCACGAGAGCGTTCGTCACGACCGTCGTGCCGTACGTCAGGCGCGCGACGTCCGCGCCGGCGCGCAGCGCGTCCAACCCGTCGAGGAGCGCGCGCGACGGGTCGCGTGTCGTCGGCACCTTGCGCACCCGAGGCGGTCCCCCGTCGCGCAGGTGCGCGATCACGTCGGTAAACGTCCCGCCGACGTCAACGCCGACGTTCATCGTGGTTCGGCACGCCGCGGCGCGCCCGTCACGCGCCGTCGCCGCCAGCGTCCGCCGGCACGTATCCGCGCCGCTTGTCGACGACGTTCAGCAGCGGGTCGCCTCCGCGCCAGCGCGCGAAGTTCTCGCAAAACAGCTCCGCCAGTGCGTCCTGGGAACCGGCAAAGTCGCCCGACATGTGCGGCGAGACGATCACCCCCGACATGTCCCAGAACGGATGGTCCGTGGGAAGCGGTTCCTCCCTGAACACGTCCAGCGCCGCGCCGGCGATCCGCTTCGCGAGGAGAGCGGCGAGCAGCGCGTCCTCGTCGACGATCGGCCCGCGCCCCACGTTGATCAGGCGGGCGGTCGGCTTCATGCGCGCGAACGCCGCCTCGCCGAACAGACCCTTCGTCTCCGGGGTCAGCGGCACCGCGACGACGACGTAGTCCGCCTCGGGCAACACCGCCCCGAGATCGCGCGCGCCCACGATGCGCCCGAGATCGGGGTCCGACGCGCGGGCGGTCCGCGCCGCGCCGATCACGCGCATGCCGACGCAGCGCGCCAGCCGCCCGATCGCCCGCCCGATACCCCCCGCGCCGACGACGAGCGCCGTTTGCCCGCGCAGCATCTCGGTCTCGCGGAACTGCCAGGCGTGGCGCCGCTGCAGGCCGATCGTCGCGGCCGAGTCCTTCGCGAACATCAGCAGCAGGCCGAGCACGTACTCGCCCATCGCGTGATCGAACACGCCGCGTGAATTCGTGAGCGTCACGCCGCTCGACGCGAGCTCGGGGAACAGGACCGTGTCGACGCCGGCCGCGGCGACGTGGATCCACCGCAGGTGGCGTGCGTGCGCCCACGCGTCGCGCAGGATCGACGACTGGAAGTTCCACACCAGCGCGGCGTCCGCGCCGGCGAGCGCGTCCCGCAGCTCTTCCAGCGACGCCGCGTACCGAACCACCGCCGCCTCCTCCACCGGCTCGAGGCCGGGTGGCCGCTGCCCGCGCCGCACGAGCACGGCGACCACCGGGCGTTGCCCGGACGCCCGCCCAGTCATTGCGTGTGCGGGCCGGCCCGGCGCGGCATCAGGCCCGGCCCGCCGCCGCGACGGCACGCGATGGATGGGGAAGCGCAGCAAGAGCGCGCGAGCGCGGCGATGCCCCCGAAGGAGGGCGTGCGGCCGACCGGCGGCGGGCGTCTCATCGCCGGCGCCTCCGGCACCCGCTACCAGCGCGCAAGTCGCACCATGGCGTCGCGGATGCGATCGACGCTCGGGAGGTACGCCGTCTCCAGCGGAGGCGCGTACGGCACGGGCGTGTCGGGCGCGCCGACCCTGCAGATCGGGGCGTCGAGCGACGTGAAGAGGTGCTCGCCGATGTGCGCGGCGATCTCGGCCCCGAGCCCCCCGCGCAGCCGGTCCTCGTGCACGACCAGCGCGCGGCTGGTGCGGGCGACCGACTCCGCGATCGTGGCGAGGTCGAGCGGCAGGAGGGTGCGGAGATCGATCACCTCGGCCTCGATGCCGTCCCGCGCGGCGGCCTCGGCGGCCTCCAGGCAGCGGTGGACCATCATCCCGTACGTGATGACGCTGAGGTCGCGCCCGGGGCGCCGCACCGCGGCCGCGCCCAACGGGACGAACGCAAGACCGCCGTCTACCTCGGCGCGCTGCGAGCGGTACAGGGCTTTATGCTCGAGGTAAAGGACCGGGTTGGGGTCGGCGATCGCCGACAGCAGGAGCCCCTTCGCGTCCGCGGGCGTCGCGGGGAACACGATCTTCAACCCGGGCGTGTGAAAGAAGTACGCCTCCACCGACTGCGAGTGAAACGGTCCGCCGTGCGTGCCCGCGCCGCAGGGAGCGCGGATCACGAGCGGCACGCAGCCGCCGGCGCGGTACGCGGACGTCGCCGCGACGTTCACGATTTGGTTGAACGCGTTGGAGATGAAGTCGGCGAACTGCATCTCGGCTACCGGGCGGAGCCCAACGAGCGCCGCGCCGACCGCCGCGCCGACCACCGCGGCCTCGCTGATCGGCGTGTCGATGACGCGCCAGGCCCCGAACTCGTCCTGGAGCCCTTTTGTGAGCTTGAACGCCCCGCCGTACGCGCCCACGTCCTCGCCGAGCACGATCACAGAGGGGTCCGCGCGCATCGCCTGGCGCAGGCCGTCTGCGATCGCTTCCAGGTACGTCATCACGGCCACGGCTGGCCCTCGCAGTACACGCCTCGCTCGAGCTCGGAGGGATCCGGAGGCGGGCTGGCTTCAGCCCACGCCTGGGCCGCCTCGACGTCCGCGAGAGCCTCGGCCCGCATGGCCTCCGCCTGCTCCGCGGTCAGCACCCGCGTCTCCACCAGGTAGGCTTCGAACCGCGCGACGGGATCCCGCGGGCGCCACTCGTCCAGAAGCGCCCTCGGGACGTAGGATGCGTCGTCGGCTTCGGAGTGCCCACGGATCCGCATCGTCCGGCACTCCAGAAACGACGGCCCGTCTCCCCGCCGCGCCCGATCCACCGCGCGCCGGGCGCCGTCGTAGACCGCGAGGACGTCGTTCCCGTCGACGGAGCACGAGGCCATGCCGTAACCCGCCATGCGCTCGGCGATCGGCCCGGCGACCTCCCGGTCCACCGGCGTAGAGAGGGCGAATTGGTTGTTCCAGCACACGAGCACGAGCGGCAACTTGAGCACCGCCGCGAGATTCGCCCCCTCGTGAAACTCCCCGGT is a genomic window of bacterium containing:
- a CDS encoding Glu/Leu/Phe/Val dehydrogenase dimerization domain-containing protein gives rise to the protein MESILGYMERYDYENVFLCQDRTVGLRAVIAIHDTTLGPATGGTRMWTYASEMHAIEDALRLARGMTYKYAAAGINLGGGKCVVIGDPRAERSEMLFRALGRFINRLGGLYITGEDVGTTLREMEYMRMETPYVVTLPASWGGAGPIGPATAFGVVQGMKACANAVFGSDSLEGRSVTVQGIGAVGSEVIPLLAQAGAHVTIADIDADRVSALAARYHVEVATPEAIAGLQADVFCPCALGGILNAKTIPQLRVRIVCGSANNQLGDEEDGRRLEDRGIMYAPDYIVNAGGTIFDTDRLNPGGFNRERAMGNVARIYETMSALIGIARKERIPTAQAADVFAERRIEAVRKAKLLAHEGERRM
- a CDS encoding xanthine dehydrogenase family protein molybdopterin-binding subunit; translated protein: MADGAAVTREALRVVGQRLPRHDARDKVRARTLYAADWQMPGMLHGAVLRSPYPSARIVRLDTAAAAALPGVAAVLTARDVPRNSLWTDVPGQTTTVGPLRARIQVLADERVRYQGEPVALVAAETREIAARALELFRVEYEEQPAVFDPEAALRADAPRVHDEGNLLARWQVQRGDVSAAFARADLVVEHTYRCGLVDHAYLEPEAGVAWVDADGVVVIRASTQVIEHFRDVADVLGLPHNKVRVIGPYVGGGFGGKEDVTVEVFLGLLASRTGRPVRMVWSRQESLLARPKRHPFVLHYRTGAMRDGTLVAQQVELLADSGAYAYLSALVLMYATVTAAGPYRTPAVAVDARVAYTNNPPTSAMRGFGAMQMVLGYESQIDQVARRLGLSPLEVRTANALRRGDRLPVGQELDNHVGVAEAARRAWTALGPARSPSTPHHRVGRGLACNLQPYGRIVWLHDWASAWVGVETDGSVVVRTGVPDVGGGQASSLCQIAAEVLGVDADRVSVHIADSALTPLAGTTTATRQLYMSGNAVLTAATELRTQIVRVAAQMLETPVDRVALRENGAVAASGRRVTLADVMKECARLGVPRSYLGSYHAPAGDPVDLERGGGRVFPDYTFGAHAVEVEVDAETGAVTVLRHVACHDVGTAINPQSVEGQIEGGAVMGLGYGVMEEIVVERGVNLSTSFAAYLIPTSLDVPDIEPLLVESGDGKGPFGARGIGEPPIGPPAAAVANAIEDAIGVRIAELPITPERVARALGLFGED
- a CDS encoding (2Fe-2S)-binding protein, which produces MTELRIAFTLNGKRREHRVAAHRTLLDVLRDDLGAVEVKEGCGEGVCGTCTVLLDGEPVSSCLVLAGRVDGREIVTLRGLSDGEALHPLQAAFVEHGAAQCGFCTPGMILTAYAFLRDNPQAGRAEIRRAIAGNLCRCTGYTKIVDAIAACAKRAAPRG
- a CDS encoding xanthine dehydrogenase family protein subunit M; translated protein: MPAVPFEYAAPATLTEALELLSTRGEDAKPLAGGQSLVPMLTLRLARPAIVVDLDRLRELRTVRRDNGMLEIGALVRHGAIERGEGALGACPLLQEAAPLIGNVRVRALGTIGGSVAHADPAAEFPAVVRALDGTVVAQSARGRREIAAADFFVGILTTALQPGELVVGILLPVPGARTGSAIEEFSRRVGDFAIAAAAAVVELDAAGRVARARVAMAGVGPVPQRLTRVEEALTGETPTGDTIRKALAARPLEIEPDGDVHASAAYRRHLAGVLAARALDRAAARAAGSVGP
- a CDS encoding SDR family NAD(P)-dependent oxidoreductase gives rise to the protein MKLRDRVAIVTGAAKGMGGAICGSLAREGAHVVAAAREAGALEALVTDLRTRDQRGRYLVVPTDVTAEDQVAALALRTQEEFGRIDILVNAAGVTGPIETPLHKIDPAAWDHVLGVNLRGVFLCCRAVVPAMIAQRSGKIINIAGTSGLRGYRYRAAYSSSKWAVRGLTRTLALEVGPFNVNVNAICPGVVEGGRMTGIIAEKARVRGATKDDVFEEYVDETALRRFSTDDDVARAVVFLASDDSRQITGHDLIVDGGWDV
- a CDS encoding hydantoinase B/oxoprolinase family protein — translated: MDPVTVEVVRHAILSIAEEMRVVLMRSARSPVLKEAGDLSCALTDAQGRLIAQGQDIPIHLGVMAFTVEEFLRRVPASALREGDVYFTNHPEVGGNHLPDVKAITPVFFGRQPAAFAISLAHWPDVGGARRGSYVTAARDRYAEGLCIPPVPLFLGGEPNEPMLDMVLSNVRGREERRGDILAQYAANAVAAARLREVFERFGAEVVAACMERFLDESETMMRAEIAKLPTGTYAGEDWLDDDGESGPLRIAVRVSVDGDTFRADFEGTAPEARGPLNATRFVTASAVFYAARALLGPDIPANAGCYRPIDVRIPKGSLLDPGPEAPRVGGNHETSQRVVDALLRALAPVLPDRIVAGGPGTSGLVIFGGRHESGRPYLLYEVHGGGEGGSAGRDGTNAVRVHMSNVMNTPVEVIESEYPLRVERCELIPDSAGGGRHRGGLGLRRAYRLLGPHAELATMIERVRVAPWGIFGGGDGAPFRVLLEREGRYSPLRGKDNRDLQRGDLVVVESCGGGGFGPPAERPTELVQADLWNGYMSNPQRGDAP
- a CDS encoding hydantoinase/oxoprolinase family protein — its product is MNVGVDVGGTFTDVIAHLRDGGPPRVRKVPTTRDPSRALLDGLDALRAGADVARLTYGTTVVTNALVEGRGARVGLVTTRGFRDVLEIARQQRDHLYRLDVPGRTPPAVPRALRFEVTERVDHEGRVLTPLDEADIAGVADALRREGVEAVAVSLLHAYANPAHERRLGALLAPHVPYVCLSSDVNPEFREYERTHTTCVNTQLMPLVDRYLDDLVAGLAAAGVRAPLHVMQSSGGMASPDRMRQTPLAMLMSGPAGGVAAARAVGAHAGVTDAVTLDMGGTSADVCLIRDGGVATVSQRRVQGQPVRLRSLAVESIGAGGGSIAWRDRAGALRVGPQSAGADPGPACYGHGGAQPTVTDAYVVLGYLNPEEEIGGLRLDPNRAAAAIESIGARYGLAAPEAAAGIVEIANAAMLRAIRLVSLQRGFDPRRLTLIAYGGAGPVHAGRLAVLAGMPRVLVPPHSGVFSACGCLLADLRYDAARTVRAQLARDAPEVWEAPLRDLEAELLARFADDGVPPGDVVLRRSMDLRYSGQNYEIEVPVAAGLDEAAIARRFSQAHRREYEYATEEPVEAVTVRVAAVAPSPEAILPAASSAPRRGPKIRRAFFYQTGWAEAVVCGRHELDVGSAVPGPAIVEDEWSTVVVYPGQTVRRDALDLLWIEGT
- a CDS encoding D-2-hydroxyacid dehydrogenase, translated to MTGRASGQRPVVAVLVRRGQRPPGLEPVEEAAVVRYAASLEELRDALAGADAALVWNFQSSILRDAWAHARHLRWIHVAAAGVDTVLFPELASSGVTLTNSRGVFDHAMGEYVLGLLLMFAKDSAATIGLQRRHAWQFRETEMLRGQTALVVGAGGIGRAIGRLARCVGMRVIGAARTARASDPDLGRIVGARDLGAVLPEADYVVVAVPLTPETKGLFGEAAFARMKPTARLINVGRGPIVDEDALLAALLAKRIAGAALDVFREEPLPTDHPFWDMSGVIVSPHMSGDFAGSQDALAELFCENFARWRGGDPLLNVVDKRRGYVPADAGGDGA